From Heliomicrobium modesticaldum Ice1, a single genomic window includes:
- a CDS encoding MraY family glycosyltransferase, with amino-acid sequence MALAACAAFLFALLLTPVVRRLAFLIGAVDAPGGRKVHHRVMPRLGGLAIFAGYLLTVVAMGFVDSDYHRSEIIGMLVGGAIIVIVGILDDTRDLPPKVKLLGQVLAALAVLPFGLSVDFLTNPFFPPFFGPDVVELGWLRGPITVIWIIGVTNAVNLIDGLDGLAAGIAAIASVTMAVVAWTQGQILVASLALILAASSAGFLKHNFHPARIFMGDTGAMFLGFTLACLSILGLAKVATVISVFIPILIVGIPILDTGFAIFRRMQKGQPIFQADKDHLHHRLLALGFSHPQTVMIIYAINTVLGVTAVVLTTVSTAQSVFILILLSSLILMAADRVGILGRSPSAPEIAASRVGLDGDDESN; translated from the coding sequence ATGGCCCTGGCGGCTTGCGCTGCCTTTCTGTTTGCCCTCCTGTTGACGCCTGTCGTGCGTCGGCTGGCCTTCCTCATCGGCGCCGTAGATGCCCCCGGCGGCCGCAAGGTGCACCATCGGGTCATGCCCCGTCTCGGCGGATTGGCGATCTTCGCCGGTTATTTGCTGACCGTGGTGGCGATGGGGTTCGTTGACAGCGACTATCACCGTTCCGAGATCATCGGCATGCTCGTCGGCGGCGCCATCATCGTCATCGTCGGCATCCTTGACGACACGCGCGATCTGCCGCCCAAGGTCAAGCTGCTCGGGCAGGTGTTGGCCGCATTGGCTGTACTGCCTTTCGGGCTCTCTGTCGACTTCCTGACCAACCCCTTTTTCCCCCCTTTTTTCGGCCCCGACGTGGTGGAACTCGGTTGGCTGCGCGGCCCGATCACGGTGATCTGGATCATCGGCGTGACGAATGCGGTGAACCTGATCGACGGCCTCGACGGATTGGCGGCCGGTATCGCCGCGATCGCCTCAGTGACCATGGCGGTCGTCGCTTGGACACAGGGGCAGATCCTGGTGGCCTCGCTGGCCCTCATCCTGGCCGCATCGTCGGCGGGATTTCTCAAGCATAACTTCCATCCGGCCCGCATCTTTATGGGCGATACGGGGGCCATGTTTCTCGGCTTCACCCTGGCTTGCCTGTCGATCCTGGGCTTGGCCAAGGTGGCCACGGTCATTTCCGTATTTATTCCCATTCTGATCGTAGGCATTCCGATCCTGGACACGGGATTTGCCATTTTTCGTCGTATGCAAAAGGGACAACCGATCTTTCAGGCCGACAAGGATCATCTCCATCACCGTTTGCTGGCTTTAGGCTTCAGCCATCCCCAGACGGTGATGATCATCTACGCCATCAACACGGTGCTCGGCGTGACGGCTGTCGTTTTGACGACGGTGTCGACGGCACAGAGCGTCTTCATCCTGATCCTGCTTTCCAGCCTGATCCTGATGGCGGCCGATCGCGTCGGCATCCTGGGCCGCTCGCCGAGTGCGCCGGAGATCGCCGCCAGCCGTGTCGGGCTCGATGGGGACGATGAATCGAACTGA
- the fabZ gene encoding 3-hydroxyacyl-ACP dehydratase FabZ, with translation MREKVNLSVRDIQGILPHRPPFLLVDRIIELEVGKSAVGLKNVTMNEPFFQGHFPGHPVMPGVLIVEALAQTGAVALLKMPEYVGKIALFAKIDGVRFRRPVVPGDTLRLEAEMTALRKSIGKAMGRAYVEDQLVCEAEMTFAIEQ, from the coding sequence ATGAGGGAAAAAGTGAATCTGTCAGTCCGGGACATTCAGGGGATTCTACCCCATAGGCCGCCTTTTTTACTGGTCGACCGGATCATCGAGCTTGAGGTGGGCAAGTCGGCCGTCGGCTTGAAAAACGTGACGATGAACGAGCCCTTTTTTCAAGGTCATTTTCCCGGCCACCCGGTCATGCCCGGCGTGCTGATCGTCGAGGCGCTGGCCCAGACGGGTGCCGTGGCCCTGTTGAAGATGCCTGAATATGTCGGGAAGATCGCCTTGTTCGCCAAGATCGACGGTGTCCGTTTCCGCCGTCCCGTCGTCCCCGGCGACACGCTGCGATTAGAGGCGGAGATGACGGCGCTGCGCAAGTCGATCGGCAAAGCGATGGGACGGGCCTACGTGGAGGACCAGCTCGTCTGCGAAGCGGAAATGACCTTCGCCATTGAGCAGTAG